CCGCGGAGCTTGATAATGTGGAGCACCGCGAGCAGAAAGAAAACAATCGTTGGCAGCCCGAAGACCGCCAAACTGTATAGGATCGATGCATCGTTGATCGACGCCGCCGTCGAGCTCATTCTCGACGGGAACCTGCAAAGGGGGACATGAAACGGCACGGCAACCTTGACAAATGCTTACCCTGTCCACACTCATGCGCAATCCCCGCAGGCATACCGCCGAACCGCACTCCAGACACCGAGAAATGCAACGCTCAACTTCCAAATCTTGAATTGATTGGGAATCCGAAAACGATTTGCAGGGGTAGAGAAACTGTATGGTGTAAATTCAACCAAGACACTGCACCATAGAACGTTGCCAGTCTCGGGCCAAATCCGCGTGATCTAGCGATATATTGAGCTATGCGTCCACATTCATCTGTGTTTTCATCGTCTGGCGCGCGCGTCCCTTGTGTTTTAAAGCGTCTAGGTTTCCTCGTCGGTTCTGCACGAGCCAAAGTGGACCCAGGCTCTCTCACCCCCCGAACCAGGCCATGTCCACGGCTGGCCCCGGCGGGGGCCGCGGGAAGGCGCCCATCGACGGGCTGAGGACCACGCATGAGGCAGAGGAGGACGATCTCAGCGACAGAGAGAGCTCCTTCTTCTCCCCGATCCGGATTCTCGGCGAGACGGACGTGAAGGCGGACAAGAAGGGCCGCGCGGGGGCGGCGGCTGCGGCGGCGGCGGCGGGGTCGGGGGTGAGGTCGGTGGTGATGCGGGGGCGGGCGCGGGCTTCTTCGATTGCCGCTGCGGTTGCGGCGGCGTTTTCGGCGCCGATGAGGACGTGCTTGCGCGTGGGGCCGTCGCGGTAGACGAGCTCGAGGCAGGGGCCGTTGCGCGGGACGTAGGCGCGCTTGCCGCCCTTGCCGATGCGAATGCCCCAGCCGCCGAACTCGGTCCAGTCGTAGTCGACGACGCGCACGGACTCGATCGCGTCGAGCGCGATCGTGGGGCCCCAGAGGCCGTACTTCACGTGCACCGCCTTCTTCGTCACCACCGTGCGGAGCACGCCGAACACCACGCCCATGCCCATCATCAACACGCCGAGCGCGCAGAAGAACGCGACGAAGAACGGCAGCGCCGGCGCCGGGAGCGGCCGCTCCGACGAGCCGTTCACGAGCGCGACGAGGATGGCGACCGCGAACGGGAGGAGCCCCGAACCCGCGAGGAGCGCCGCCATCCCGCGGCTCACGACCTTGTCGCGCCGCACGATCGGCGCGCCGTCGTGCATCTCCGCCGCTTCGAACGCGTCGCCCGCCACGCCGGTAGCGTAGCGGAAGACCGGAAGACGAGAGCGCCTCGCGTAGCGCGATCAGTAGCCGAAGTCGGCCGTGTTGGACGGCTTCGCCGAAGCGGCGGGCTTCGGCTTGGGCTTGCCGGCCGGCGCGACGAAGACGGGCCGCGGCGCCGGCTTCGCCGCGGAAGCAGAGGCCGACGCGGACGCCGCCGCCGACGGAGAAGGCTCGACCGCGACCGGCGTGACCGGAGGCGGCTCCGGCGGCGCTTCGGGCGGTGGCGCTTCGGGAGGCGGAGACGACGCGAGCTGAGCGGCGGGCACGTCGGGCGGCGGCTTCGTGCGCGTCGCGACGACGACGATCATCACGACGCCGAGCGCGCCAACGCCGACCGCGAGCGCCCAGAGCCAGCGGAGGCGCGAAGGCGCGGGGAGGTTCGGCCCCGTGACCTGAGAGAGCTGCGAGATCTGCGAGCTCTCGACCGCGCCCGGCGTCACCTGCTGGCTTTGGCTGCGGCTGTCCGAGGTCGGCAGGCCGCTCTCCGACATCGGGCCGGCCGAGTGATCGCGCGACGAGAGCGGCGCCGGGAAGATGTCGCCGAGCGCGGTGCGATCGGCCGCGGCCTTCAGCGCGATGTCGATCGCGGCGCGACGCTTCGCGAGGCGCTCCTTGAGGTGGATCTCGATGAACTCCGCGATCTGCGCGCCGTCCGCCGCGAGGCCGACGTCGTTCAGCGCGGCGTGCATCTCGAGCGCGGTCTTGTAGCGCGCGCTCGGCTGCAGGCTCAGCGCGCGCATGACGACGTTCTTGACCGCGGTCGGGATCGTGTCGGGGAGCGGCTGCGGCGGCGCGCCGGTCGCGAGGCGGTGAATGGTCGCGATCTCGTTCTCCGCCTCGAAGGGCGCGCGCCCGGAGAGGAAGCGGTAGAGGACGGCGCCGAGCGCGAAGACGTCGCTCCGGCGATCGACCGCGCGGCCGAGCGCTTGCTCGGGCGCCATGTACTTCACCTTCCCCTTGAGCGTGCCGTCGGTCGTGTCGCCCGCGGCGCGGTCGCGCGCCTTCGCGATGCCGAAGTCGATGAGCTTCGTCACCCCGTTCGAGGTGATGAGCATGTTCTGCGGGGAGATGTCGCGATGGACGACACCGAGCTCCTGCCCGTCCGGCCCGCGCAGCTCGTGGGCCGCGTGCGCGGCGGAGCACATGTCGATGATGATGCGGAGCGCGATCGGGATCGGGATCTGCGTCTTCGTCTTGTCGAGCGCGCGGAGGAGGGTGGAGACGGGCTCGCCGTCGATCCACTCCATGACGATGTAGAGGATCTCGCCTTGCTCGCCGAGCTCGATGATCTTCGCGACGTTGTCGTGATCGATCGCCGACGCGATCCGCGCCTCGTCGAGGAGCATCTCCTGGAACGACACGTCGCCGTTGAGGCGCGGCACCTTGATCGCGACGAGCTTCTCGAAGCCGCGCTTGCCGCGCAGTCGCCCCAGCCACACCGCGCCGAAGCCGCCCTGCGCGACCGGCGCGAGCAGCTCGTAGCGGTCCAGCCAATAGCCCGGGACGAGCTGCGTCTCGGACGATTGGGGGGCCGAATTGGGGATCGGGGCGTTCATCGAGGTCGCTCAGTTCGTCACCAACACGTCGTCGATCCACCAGCCTTGCTCGGCATAGCCGTTGTCGCTCGCGTAGCGCCAGCGGAGCTGCAAGCTCTTGTTCGCCGCCGCGGCGGGCAGGTTCGCCTGCGTCGTCACGGTGCCGGAGCCGTGCCACGCCGGCCGTCCCGCGAGCGTGCTGTCGTTGTCTTCCTCCAGCGTGCCGTTGTAGCCGCCGGCCGTGAACGAGCCGCCGGCGTCGATGATGTCCTGCCACGGGCCGTCCGCGATCTTGATCTCGAGGATCCCTCCGTCGTAGTCCCACTCGGTGCGGTAGCGGTTCCAAAACGAGAGCTTCGCGGTCGTCGATGAAACGGTGAACACCGGGGAAACGAGCACGTAGTCGCGCCGGCTCTCCGTGGAGTTGATGAACGCCGAGTTCGGCGCGCTGGCCCGCTGGTTGCTGGACGGCGCGACGACCGTCCACGGCGAGTTGCCGAAGAGGAGCGACGCCGTCGTCCAGCCCGGCGGCAGCGTGGGCGCGGTCACGCCGTCGAAGTTCTCGGAGAGCGGCTGCGTCTCGGCGCAGCTCACGACCACGCTCGTCACGTTCGCGGACTGGACCGTGCCGGTGCCGGTGCCGGTCGCGACCGAGCATGTCTGGCCGGTCGGCTGCGTGAAGACGGTGACCGCGTAGGTGGCGCCGCTCGCGATCGCGTTGCTGAACGAGAAGGACCCGTTCGTGGTGATGGAGCGGTTGTTGCCGCCGTTGTTGCGAAGGACGAGGCCCGTCCCGGTGAGCCCGTTCACCGTCCCGCCGACCGTGTACTGGGTCGTCGTGCAGTTGATCTGCACGCTCGTGACGTTCGCGCCGTTGACGGTGCCCGAGCCGGTGCCGGTCGCGACGGCGCAGGTCTGCGTCGCGGGCGGGTACGCCGGCTGCGTCTTGACCGTGACGTTGTAGTTGGTGCCGTTCGTGATCGGCGGGAACGCGAAGGCGCCGTTCGAGCTGATCGTCCGGTCGACGCCGTGGCTCGTGATGACCACGCTCCCGGCGAGGCCG
This window of the Labilithrix sp. genome carries:
- a CDS encoding serine/threonine protein kinase translates to MNAPIPNSAPQSSETQLVPGYWLDRYELLAPVAQGGFGAVWLGRLRGKRGFEKLVAIKVPRLNGDVSFQEMLLDEARIASAIDHDNVAKIIELGEQGEILYIVMEWIDGEPVSTLLRALDKTKTQIPIPIALRIIIDMCSAAHAAHELRGPDGQELGVVHRDISPQNMLITSNGVTKLIDFGIAKARDRAAGDTTDGTLKGKVKYMAPEQALGRAVDRRSDVFALGAVLYRFLSGRAPFEAENEIATIHRLATGAPPQPLPDTIPTAVKNVVMRALSLQPSARYKTALEMHAALNDVGLAADGAQIAEFIEIHLKERLAKRRAAIDIALKAAADRTALGDIFPAPLSSRDHSAGPMSESGLPTSDSRSQSQQVTPGAVESSQISQLSQVTGPNLPAPSRLRWLWALAVGVGALGVVMIVVVATRTKPPPDVPAAQLASSPPPEAPPPEAPPEPPPVTPVAVEPSPSAAASASASASAAKPAPRPVFVAPAGKPKPKPAASAKPSNTADFGY